A region of bacterium DNA encodes the following proteins:
- the tsf gene encoding translation elongation factor Ts, translating to FAVMVEINCETDFVAKNDDFVKFSNNVLAQVRDSKPANLDAFLSAPAAFAAGQTIADAVTGLTAKIGEKIAVKRIAVIENNQGVIAGYIHPGNKLGVLLQLNVEGFAATMTADAYSVAYDIAMQAAAMNPTYIHREEVPADVVEKESAILREQLKNDPKNANKPDNVLTNIIKGRLDKFYQEVCLVDQAFVKDPNKMIKDLVADLSKKLGKPVTIRRFERFRLGE from the coding sequence TTTGCGGTCATGGTAGAGATTAACTGCGAAACGGATTTCGTCGCTAAAAATGATGATTTCGTAAAATTTTCCAATAACGTATTGGCGCAAGTGCGTGATTCGAAGCCGGCCAATCTGGACGCATTTTTATCTGCGCCGGCAGCCTTTGCTGCGGGTCAGACCATAGCGGATGCCGTGACCGGATTGACCGCTAAAATCGGTGAAAAAATCGCCGTCAAACGCATTGCCGTGATCGAGAACAATCAAGGCGTTATTGCGGGTTATATTCACCCCGGTAATAAGTTGGGCGTACTTCTGCAGCTCAATGTCGAAGGTTTTGCCGCAACAATGACTGCGGATGCGTATTCCGTTGCTTATGACATTGCTATGCAGGCGGCTGCGATGAATCCGACCTATATCCATCGCGAAGAAGTTCCGGCGGATGTGGTCGAAAAAGAATCGGCTATTCTCCGCGAACAGCTCAAAAACGATCCGAAAAATGCAAATAAACCGGACAATGTTTTGACTAATATCATCAAAGGCCGCCTTGATAAATTTTATCAGGAAGTCTGTCTTGTTGACCAGGCGTTCGTAAAAGATCCCAATAAAATGATCAAAGACCTTGTTGCCGATCTCTCCAAAAAATTAGGCAAACCGGTAACGATCCGGAGATTTGAGCGCTTTCGCCTCGGCGAATAA
- a CDS encoding UMP kinase, whose amino-acid sequence MPMPIFKRILLKLSGEALMGEQGYGIDTKVLEQIAKEIKDVKALGVEIAIVIGGGNIFRGLAASAKGMDRVSADHMGMLATVMNSLALQDALEKQGLFTRILSAIKMEQVCEPFIRRRAIRHLEKGRIVIFAAGTGNPYFTTDTAASLRAIEVEADVILKGTRVDGVYDSDPEKNKEAFRFEKITYLDVVKKGLNVMDMTAVTLCMDNKLPIVVFNLKTQGNLRRLVLGENVGTRVQQEQ is encoded by the coding sequence ATGCCCATGCCCATATTCAAACGAATCCTCCTCAAGCTCAGCGGCGAAGCGCTTATGGGTGAACAGGGATACGGAATCGATACCAAAGTGCTCGAACAGATAGCCAAAGAAATCAAGGATGTCAAAGCCTTGGGCGTCGAAATCGCCATTGTAATCGGCGGTGGTAATATTTTTCGCGGCTTAGCGGCCAGTGCCAAAGGTATGGATCGCGTATCGGCGGATCACATGGGTATGCTGGCAACAGTGATGAATTCGCTGGCATTACAGGATGCGTTGGAAAAACAAGGACTTTTTACGCGGATACTCAGTGCGATCAAAATGGAACAGGTTTGCGAGCCGTTTATTCGCCGTCGCGCGATACGCCATCTTGAAAAAGGTCGTATTGTAATCTTTGCGGCAGGCACCGGCAATCCGTATTTTACGACGGATACAGCGGCGTCATTGCGTGCGATCGAAGTGGAGGCCGATGTCATACTCAAAGGCACGCGGGTGGACGGCGTTTACGATTCCGATCCGGAGAAAAACAAAGAAGCGTTCCGGTTTGAAAAGATCACTTATCTGGATGTGGTCAAAAAAGGACTCAACGTCATGGATATGACAGCGGTGACCTTGTGTATGGACAATAAACTTCCTATAGTGGTTTTCAATCTAAAAACGCAAGGCAATCTCCGCCGACTTGTACTCGGCGAAAATGTAGGAACACGCGTTCAGCAAGAACAATAA
- the frr gene encoding ribosome recycling factor, whose amino-acid sequence MYDLNKQYHETEEKMKKSLETVRNELAKIRSGRATTTLLDGVKVDYYGTPTPLNQVGNVSAPEARLLTVQPWEKGMVPAIEKAIREANLGLNPQNDGALIRIPIPPLNEERRKELVKLGKKYAEEGKVAVRNVRRDANEHFKKAEKDHKISEDDSKDAQDKVQKMTDNYIKKIDEMLLIKEKEIMEV is encoded by the coding sequence ATGTACGACCTGAATAAGCAATATCACGAAACCGAAGAAAAAATGAAAAAGAGCCTCGAGACGGTGCGCAATGAACTTGCTAAAATTCGCAGCGGCCGTGCGACGACGACACTTCTGGATGGTGTCAAAGTGGATTATTACGGCACACCGACGCCACTCAATCAGGTTGGTAATGTTTCCGCGCCGGAAGCGCGATTGCTTACGGTACAACCATGGGAAAAAGGTATGGTTCCGGCTATCGAAAAAGCGATTCGTGAAGCGAATCTGGGTCTCAATCCGCAAAATGATGGCGCGTTGATTCGCATACCCATTCCGCCGCTCAACGAAGAACGTCGTAAAGAATTAGTCAAGCTCGGTAAAAAATATGCCGAAGAAGGAAAAGTGGCCGTTCGCAATGTACGTCGCGATGCCAATGAGCACTTCAAAAAAGCCGAAAAGGATCATAAGATTTCAGAAGATGATTCCAAAGACGCGCAGGACAAAGTGCAAAAAATGACCGACAACTATATCAAAAAAATAGACGAAATGTTGTTAATCAAAGAAAAAGAAATCATGGAAGTTTAG
- a CDS encoding ABC transporter permease, whose protein sequence is MSNFFFTSKTRTIIQWEFTQRVISKGFLFSVIFIPVIILAFTLLPVFFANSNGNRIFSVGVFDATRRLGEDLSSKLQDLTYSEIQLVPLASSNVEEALAEGKRLAKEDGIDAVLVLTVDMFTQRKIEIYTDNRTENAVQIELLKQAVASLLIEYRMRGKNFTHEEIQNITAPLQVDTYKLGSDHAASLQKYMTGIILVMMLYFAIANSAGSFMRGLSEEKNNRVIEVLVASASPREIMAGKVIGLGLVGLLQIAVWTTFAVMLGSRKEIAALSPELLLFFILYFVMGYMFFAGINALIGAVFASDQDIQPLQAVISMLGVVPVALAFWVIEAPSDIAIRILSYVPFLTPTMMILRIIVSNPPWWEIGLTFITLFVGVVLVFRMAGRLFEISLRMHGKKISLREMMRWARA, encoded by the coding sequence ATGTCAAATTTCTTTTTTACATCCAAAACCCGAACGATCATACAATGGGAATTTACTCAGCGTGTGATTTCAAAGGGTTTTCTTTTTTCAGTCATTTTTATTCCTGTCATTATTCTTGCTTTTACATTATTACCGGTGTTTTTCGCCAATTCTAACGGCAATCGTATTTTTTCTGTCGGCGTATTTGATGCCACCCGGCGTTTGGGCGAAGATCTATCATCGAAGCTGCAAGATTTGACGTATAGCGAAATTCAGCTCGTACCGTTGGCTTCGTCCAATGTGGAAGAGGCATTAGCAGAGGGTAAACGCCTTGCCAAGGAAGACGGAATTGATGCGGTGCTAGTTTTAACTGTGGATATGTTCACTCAGCGAAAAATAGAAATATATACCGACAACCGTACCGAGAATGCCGTACAGATAGAATTGTTAAAACAAGCGGTTGCCAGTCTGCTGATAGAATATCGTATGCGTGGTAAAAATTTTACACACGAAGAAATTCAAAACATCACCGCCCCGTTACAAGTAGACACATATAAACTGGGTAGTGATCATGCCGCTTCGTTACAAAAATACATGACCGGCATTATTTTGGTTATGATGTTGTATTTTGCAATAGCCAATTCGGCCGGATCGTTTATGCGGGGGCTATCTGAGGAAAAAAACAACCGTGTCATTGAAGTGCTTGTCGCCAGTGCCTCGCCGAGGGAAATCATGGCGGGTAAAGTCATCGGTCTCGGGTTAGTTGGGTTGTTGCAAATTGCAGTATGGACAACATTTGCCGTTATGTTAGGATCACGTAAAGAAATCGCTGCACTTTCTCCGGAGCTGCTACTTTTTTTTATTCTCTATTTTGTGATGGGTTATATGTTTTTTGCAGGAATCAATGCTTTGATCGGAGCTGTTTTCGCTTCAGATCAGGATATACAGCCCTTACAAGCGGTCATTTCGATGTTGGGTGTGGTGCCGGTAGCATTGGCGTTTTGGGTTATTGAAGCGCCATCCGATATCGCGATACGAATACTTTCATACGTTCCATTTCTTACGCCGACGATGATGATTCTTCGTATTATTGTATCCAATCCGCCGTGGTGGGAAATAGGGTTGACATTCATAACACTTTTTGTCGGTGTAGTCTTGGTGTTTCGTATGGCCGGTCGTTTATTTGAAATAAGTTTGCGGATGCATGGAAAAAAAATATCACTTCGCGAGATGATGCGATGGGCTCGGGCATAA
- a CDS encoding helix-turn-helix transcriptional regulator, which produces MGSGIKNKVTTLAIKNMVCDRCIRVVRDELANIGVNVRHVELGKAIVEGNLTLPMQNKLRMVLTQNGFELLEDKRAKIVEEIKNQIVIYVQKNDVENKNIKLSVLLSRTIGRDYSYLSGLFSSVEGITIERFLILQKIEKVKEWLAYDDRTLSEISYKLGYSSVPHLSKQFKQITGLTPTEFKQQNDHRRIPLDKIKMIHRVT; this is translated from the coding sequence ATGGGCTCGGGCATAAAAAATAAAGTTACTACTTTAGCCATAAAAAACATGGTTTGCGATCGATGCATCCGCGTAGTTCGCGATGAATTGGCTAATATCGGCGTAAATGTGCGTCATGTCGAATTGGGTAAAGCGATCGTTGAAGGTAATCTAACTTTGCCGATGCAAAATAAACTACGAATGGTATTGACTCAAAATGGTTTTGAACTTCTTGAGGACAAACGTGCAAAAATCGTAGAGGAAATAAAAAATCAAATCGTGATCTATGTTCAAAAAAACGATGTCGAAAATAAAAATATTAAATTATCCGTACTCTTATCACGCACGATCGGTCGTGATTATTCATATCTTTCCGGACTTTTTTCATCGGTAGAAGGGATCACCATAGAACGCTTTTTGATTTTGCAAAAGATTGAAAAAGTGAAAGAATGGCTAGCGTACGACGATCGGACGCTCAGTGAGATTTCTTATAAACTGGGTTACAGCAGTGTGCCTCATTTGTCCAAACAGTTTAAACAAATAACAGGTTTAACGCCGACGGAATTTAAACAGCAAAACGATCATCGCCGAATTCCGTTGGACAAAATAAAAATGATCCATCGTGTCACATAA
- a CDS encoding SDR family oxidoreductase, whose amino-acid sequence MRQKYYLVSGAGTGIGLSIAKKLAERADHSVILCGRRQDVLSEAMHQLSNTRNHSILVMDIQNPDTIKKAATNLAIPYLDGIISNAGIGGENQYGDEDRWDAIIATNLTGTYHFVINFLPILRKSPNTYRHIVIVSSILARLGVARYSAYCASKAGLLGLMRSWAVELAPEKILVNAVCPGWVNTKMAQDGMEGIAKNIGVTTEEFYRMAMESVPLRKMSEPEEIADLTHYLVKQRSITGQTLDINNGAIMNS is encoded by the coding sequence ATGCGCCAAAAATATTATCTTGTATCCGGAGCCGGAACGGGTATCGGTCTTTCAATAGCCAAAAAATTAGCCGAACGCGCCGATCACAGCGTAATACTCTGTGGTCGCCGACAGGACGTTTTAAGCGAGGCCATGCATCAACTTTCCAATACGCGCAATCATTCGATATTGGTGATGGATATACAAAATCCGGACACGATAAAAAAAGCGGCTACCAATCTGGCTATACCGTATCTTGATGGTATTATTTCCAATGCCGGTATCGGAGGAGAAAATCAATATGGCGACGAAGATCGTTGGGATGCAATCATTGCAACCAATCTGACAGGCACGTATCATTTTGTTATTAATTTTCTACCAATCCTAAGAAAATCACCGAATACATATCGTCATATTGTTATTGTTTCGTCTATTTTAGCAAGACTCGGCGTGGCAAGGTATTCAGCCTATTGTGCAAGTAAAGCAGGTTTGCTCGGTCTTATGCGGAGCTGGGCGGTTGAGTTAGCTCCTGAGAAAATTTTGGTCAACGCGGTCTGCCCGGGCTGGGTCAATACAAAAATGGCACAGGATGGTATGGAAGGTATAGCTAAAAATATCGGTGTAACGACGGAAGAATTTTATCGGATGGCTATGGAATCGGTGCCTTTGCGGAAAATGAGCGAACCGGAGGAGATAGCTGATCTAACTCATTATCTGGTAAAGCAACGCAGTATAACCGGCCAGACATTGGATATCAATAACGGTGCGATCATGAATAGCTAA
- a CDS encoding biotin/lipoyl-binding protein, whose translation MKYKVTTEQKEYDIEVVPQGASFKVRVGKSPDIEELDVDFHTVGQGSVHSMLVNDKSYRVIIDKKMHKHAVYTRRHRFEFNVEDERTFLMRSLIAGSGAKAAGEVKAPIPGLVSKLLLQEGDTVNQGQGVLILEAMKMENEIKAPMAGKIKKFHVQGGKNVEKGQPLFVVEP comes from the coding sequence ATGAAATACAAAGTAACCACCGAACAAAAAGAGTACGACATCGAAGTCGTACCGCAAGGCGCAAGCTTCAAAGTGCGCGTAGGCAAATCTCCTGATATAGAAGAATTGGATGTAGATTTTCACACCGTAGGTCAGGGATCGGTTCATTCGATGCTGGTCAATGACAAATCGTATCGTGTGATTATTGATAAAAAAATGCACAAACACGCCGTATATACTCGGCGTCATCGTTTTGAATTTAACGTCGAAGATGAACGCACATTTTTGATGCGTTCATTAATAGCCGGCTCCGGAGCTAAAGCGGCCGGTGAAGTAAAAGCGCCAATCCCCGGATTGGTCAGTAAGTTACTTTTGCAAGAAGGCGACACGGTCAATCAAGGGCAAGGCGTACTGATACTTGAAGCGATGAAAATGGAAAATGAAATCAAAGCACCGATGGCCGGGAAGATTAAGAAGTTTCATGTGCAGGGCGGAAAAAATGTAGAAAAAGGGCAACCTTTGTTTGTAGTAGAACCATAA
- a CDS encoding Crp/Fnr family transcriptional regulator: protein MNKKFELPLCDQCHSRIHSVFGDLKDSDVKSLNENKCGNIYKKGQVLFYEGNKPTGLFCVNKGKIKTYRINADGKEQIIRLAKEGDVLGYSSLISGDLYSSSAAVIEDAIICYIPRNVFLNLLDSNTTFSMKMIRLLSHDLKSSEDRVVNLAQNTVRERLAETLLMLEEFGGTENDGKTLRTSLSREEIANIVGTATETTIRLLSEFRSDGLIELEGKRIKIVNRGLLLKAANVED from the coding sequence ATGAATAAAAAATTCGAACTCCCGCTATGTGATCAATGCCATTCACGGATTCACTCCGTTTTTGGTGATCTCAAAGACAGCGATGTCAAGTCGCTGAATGAAAATAAATGCGGCAATATTTATAAAAAAGGCCAAGTGCTTTTTTATGAAGGCAACAAGCCGACGGGACTATTTTGTGTCAATAAAGGCAAGATAAAAACGTACCGCATCAATGCGGACGGTAAAGAACAAATCATTCGGCTGGCCAAAGAAGGTGATGTTTTGGGATACAGCTCGCTCATTAGCGGCGATTTGTATTCGAGTTCGGCGGCTGTTATTGAGGATGCGATTATTTGTTATATACCGCGTAATGTGTTTTTGAACCTACTGGATTCCAATACGACATTTTCGATGAAGATGATCCGTCTGCTCTCGCATGATCTCAAATCATCTGAAGATCGTGTCGTCAACTTGGCGCAGAATACCGTGCGCGAACGCCTCGCCGAAACATTACTTATGCTTGAAGAATTCGGAGGAACGGAAAACGACGGTAAAACACTTCGGACATCATTATCGCGTGAAGAAATAGCCAACATCGTCGGAACGGCCACGGAGACAACCATTCGGTTGTTATCGGAATTTCGCAGCGACGGCTTGATTGAACTGGAAGGAAAACGTATCAAGATTGTGAACCGAGGTTTGCTACTCAAAGCCGCTAATGTTGAAGATTAA
- a CDS encoding isoprenylcysteine carboxylmethyltransferase family protein, which translates to MVISRLGEVFFRFRSFTPVPLYIFLFITGTYDTIPFITGTLLIVIGESLRIMAVGYIGKESRVSGVTAPILITSGPYAHMRNPIYTGNILIYLGFTALSNSFLILAIPCVFIFFGMIYYCIVIYEETYLRKKFGTDYELYSQLTPRLIPKYRTIYEDIHHPKFRFDIYTAIKSEQPTFVALAVCYNLLVLKFFLF; encoded by the coding sequence ATGGTAATTTCAAGACTTGGGGAAGTCTTTTTTAGATTTCGCAGTTTTACTCCCGTACCATTATACATTTTTCTTTTTATAACGGGCACCTATGACACAATACCATTTATTACAGGTACGTTACTGATCGTTATCGGTGAATCGTTACGCATTATGGCTGTGGGATATATCGGAAAGGAATCTCGCGTTTCCGGCGTTACGGCCCCTATTTTGATAACATCCGGACCATACGCGCATATGAGAAACCCGATCTATACTGGTAATATTTTAATATATTTAGGTTTTACCGCCTTGTCAAACTCTTTCTTGATACTCGCAATACCTTGCGTATTTATTTTTTTTGGAATGATTTATTACTGTATCGTTATTTATGAAGAAACATATCTGCGTAAAAAATTCGGCACAGATTATGAATTATACTCCCAATTGACGCCGCGGCTTATTCCAAAATACCGTACGATATATGAAGACATCCATCACCCCAAATTCCGATTTGACATATACACCGCGATCAAAAGCGAACAGCCAACGTTTGTAGCGCTGGCTGTCTGTTATAATTTATTGGTTCTAAAATTTTTTCTATTTTAA